A genomic window from Sulfurimonas paralvinellae includes:
- the rpsI gene encoding 30S ribosomal protein S9, with product MANKIYATGRRKASIAKVWLTPGSGKITINGLSLDAWLGGLEAKKLRVKQPLVLTKQDENVDIVATTLGGGFGGQADALRHGISRALVAFNPELKTILKPEGMMTRDSRVVERKKPGKRKARRSRQFSKR from the coding sequence ATGGCAAATAAAATTTATGCAACAGGTCGTCGTAAAGCGTCTATCGCAAAAGTATGGTTAACTCCAGGAAGTGGTAAAATCACTATCAATGGTCTTTCATTAGACGCATGGTTAGGTGGACTTGAAGCGAAAAAACTTCGTGTAAAACAACCGCTTGTACTAACAAAACAAGATGAAAACGTAGATATCGTTGCTACTACTTTAGGTGGTGGTTTCGGTGGTCAGGCAGATGCACTTCGTCACGGTATCAGCCGTGCGCTTGTAGCGTTCAACCCTGAATTAAAAACTATCCTCAAACCAGAGGGTATGATGACTCGTGATTCACGTGTTGTTGAGCGTAAGAAACCAGGTAAACGTAAAGCACGTCGTTCTCGCCAGTTCTCAAAACGTTAA